The Atribacter laminatus genome contains the following window.
AACCAATCAGAATAATGATATGGTGAAAATGGTCGATATCCATAAATGGTTTGGCCGGGTATATGCCCTGAGAGGGGTTGATTTTAACCTCAAACGAGGTGAAACTTTAGGTTTATTGGGAGATAATGGTGCCGGCAAATCGACCTTGATTAAGATTCTTTCAGGGTATCATGTTGCCGATAAAGGAGAAATTTTTTTTGATGGAAAAAAAGCCACGATTCGCTCTCCCCGAGACGCTCGGAAGCTTGGGATTGAAACAGTTTACCAAGAACAAGCTTTAGCTCCCAATTTAAGCATTTCAAGAAATATCTTTATGGGTCGAGAGCCATTGAAAGGATTAGGACTACTGGATAAAAAAATAATGGACGAGGAAAGCATGCAAGCGCTCAAACACTTGGGGTTGCGATTGCGTTCACCTGACGTTCCGGTGATTACCCTTTCAGGAGGGGAGCGTCAAGGTGTTGCAATTGCTCGAGCTATCCATTTCAAAGCCAAGTGTGTTATTCTCGATGAGCCAACCGTTGCCCTTTCGGTGAAAGAAGTAAATGAAGTTTTAGAATTCATTCAGCAGATTAAACGTGAGGGGATATCATCTATTTTTATTACCCACAACCTTTATCATGTATACGATATTGCCGAACGGTTTGTGATTATGGCTCGAGGAAGAAAAATGGCCGATGTAAAAAAAGAAGAAGTAACGCGTGATAACCTTTCGGACTTGGTGATAAAAAGTGCTATGGTTGAATAAAATGGAATTTCTGGGAGAAAGGAGCAATGGGAAAACCGGTGAAACAGCAAAATAGTTATTTAAAAAAATTATTAACTACCCGGTCGTTTAGTATCCTGGTGGTTTTGATAGCGCTTCTCATCATATTTACCGTTTTTTCTCCCGGTGGTAACTTTTTAAATACTGCAAATTTAAAAGTACTTCTGGCTTATGGTTCGGAATTTAGTATTATTGCATTAGGAGTCGGTGTACTGATGATTGCCGGAGAATTTGATTTGTCAATTGGCTCCATCCTGGTTTTTTGCTCATATCTTTTTCTGATATTTTATAAACTCAACTTAAATTATTTCTTAGTATTAGCATTGACCATCTTAGGGGGTATTGCCCTTGGCTATATCAATGCAATAGTCACAACCAAAGGCCATATTCCTTCCTTTATAACTACCTTGGGAACCATGATGTTATGGAGGGGATTAACCCTCTGGTTTTCAGGAGGCCTGCAACAAGCTTGTGATGTTTCTTCGTCTCCAGCTTTTCTTTCTTTTTTAAACGGCACAATAGGAGGCGTGTTTCCGGTTCAAGCTTTATGGTTTATTATATTTGGAATTGTTTTAGGATTGTTGCTTCATTACACCCGCTTTGGAAACTGGATCTATGCGACTGGTGACAATGCTGACGCAGCGCGGGCTATGGGGATTCGAACCCATATGGTAAAAATGATGGCATTTATCATTGTTGGAATTTTGTGTGCATTTGTGGCTGGAATACAGATCGCACGGGTAAGTTGTTTTACCTCCCGAACCGGTGAAGGTTGGGAGCTAAAAGCAATTGCCGCCTGTGTAGTGGGAGGGACATCCCTACGGGGTGGCATTGGTGATATGGCTGGAATTTTTTTAGGTGCTTTTGCCATTTCGGTGATTGAAAATGGTTTGGTGGTTCTGAGAATTCCCTATTTTTGGACCTACACAGTATTTGGTTTAGTTATTGTATTTTCAGTTTTATCCAGTATGTATTTAGAAAAGCAAAAATGGGCTCAAAAATAAAAATATTTTAGAAAAGTTATAAAAAGAGCACTTATTTTAGACAAATTTTTGATAAAATAGTACAATCCTTAATAGGTATTAATTTTTTGGTTGGGTTCTTTCATAATACAGTTGGGAGAAGACCTTAAGGGTCTTCTTTTTTTTTGGATTATTTATCTTAGGCCTTGTTGGAGCAAAATTCGGGGAAAAGTGATATGGAATTAATTGTTTTGAGGGAAATATTTTAATATATTTATTGTTTTTGTATGCTATTGGCGTAAAAGCACGGAGGTGTTATGGTGCACTGGTTCTGGGACGAGGTTTGGATAAGACCGGGAGTTGCGTTTTTTATCGTTTATCTTTTTATTTACTGGGTTTATCAAATTTTAATAGCTGTACGTGGTGCATGGAGTCCACCACCACTTCCTCGTGCGAAAAACTTACGTCGATTTGCCGTTTTAATTCCAGCCCACAATGAGGAAAGAGTGATTGGAAATTTATTAGAGAGTTTATTAAAACAAACATATCCCAAAAATTACTTTGATATATATGTTTCCTGTGATAATTGTCAAGATAAGACTGCCAAAATTGCCAAAAGTTATAATGTAAAGGTATTAGAAAAACACGATAATGCCCACCTAGGTAAAACCGGTAATGTTCAATGGGCTTTAAGAGAAATTCCTTTGGAAAAGTATGATGCTGTGGCGATGTTTGATGCTGATAACCTAGCTGAAAAAAATTTCTTAACCAAAATGAACGATTACATGGAAAGTCATTCTAAAGCCCAAGCCATCCAGGGATATCTCGATACCAAAAATCCCGATGATACTTGGATCAGCCGATCATATGCATTAAGCTATTGGTATACCAATCGATTTTGGCAGTTGGCTCGTTCCAACTGGGGACTTTCGGCTGCTTTAGGTGGAACTGGACTGGTTGTTACCGTTAGTTGTTTAAAGACCATAGGATGGGAATTAAAAAGTCTCACCGAAGACCTTGAGTTTTCTACGCGGATTATTTTGAGCGGGAGTCGGGTTCACTGGAATAACGAAGCCATAATATTTGATGAAAAACCGCTGACTTTTTGGGCATCCCGTCGGCAACGAACTCGTTGGATGCAAGGGCATTACTGGGTACTCATGAAATATGGTCCCCGTTTGTTATTACAATGGTTTAAAACTTGGAAAATACAATATCTTGATTGGTTATTTTACCTTCTTTCAGCAGTAACAACGGTGATAGGATTCACTGTACTCGCTGTTCGAATAGCAATTGGTTCATCCTGGAATTTTGGAATTTCTATTTGGCCCCTCTGGCTGGCTTCGGGTTTAATCCAATGTGCCTTTAATGTGATTATGGGTCCTTCCTTTTATTGGGGGAAATTTACTTTGCGCTACGTTCCTGATATATTGAGTTATTTTCTTTATGGATTAACCTGGCCACCGATTATGTTTTATGCGGCTTTTTTAAGTCGGAATCAAAACCAATGGGTGAAAACGGTTCATACCAGGGATATTGGCGTTTCTGATGTTCGTGCTAAAGAGAAAACATTAGATATTATTTAATATCTTATAAAAAGACTGTTCTCTACCGTGATTAGGAGAGGGATTTTTCACGAGCTATGTAAGCAGCTCCGAGAGCAGCAGTAATAAGTGGATTGGGAGGAACAAGCGGGGCGAAAGAAAGTTCTCTTTTTAAAATTGTTATGATTCCCCGATTTTTGGCTACACCTCCAGTGAAGACCAGGGGGCGAGTGATGCTGATTTTCCCGGCAAGAGTTAAAACTCTTTTGACCACCGAATGGCAGACTGCACGAGCAAGGTCTTCTTTCTTTTTCCCCTGGGCAATTAAGCTCACTAACTCTGATTCTGCAAAAATTGCACAGGTGTTGGACAATTCAATCAGTTCCCTTGATTGGGTAACTAAGGGTCCGTAATCTTCAAGTTGGATGCTTAAAACTTGAGTCATTAATTCTAAAAAACGACCAGTCCCTGCTGCACACTTGTCGTTCATCATAAAATCGATCACTCGGCCGTTTTTACCGAGAAGGATTATTTTAATATCCTGTCCACCAATATCAAGAACCATCCTCGCTTCAGGAATGAGTTCTTGAACCCCCCGAGCTTGGCACGTAATCTCGCTAACCTGTTCATCGGCTTCTGCCTGATAACGGCCATAACCGGTAGCTATTAAAAATTGGACATCTGATCGAGATAGATTGGCTTTTTCCAAAACCAGATGAAGGGTTTCTTCTCCAATTTGCTTCGGGTTTACACCGCTTGGCATAAGAGCGTGAGCAACAATTTCCTTGTCATTAATAATGATTGCACAGGTGGATTGAGAACCGATATCTAGCCCAGCAAATACCATAATAATTATCCCTCCAGCATTTCATGAAATGCTTCTATCCGTGTACGAAGTTGCTCTTCTGAATAGAATTTCTTATCAATATGATCTCCATCCAATAATAACACGGGATAGCCTTTTTGCTGAAGGGTATTTTTGAGTAGAAAATTCATTCCTTGGCTTTGACGACACCCCCATTGATTAAATTGGATAACCCCATCAGCTTGAAATTGATCA
Protein-coding sequences here:
- a CDS encoding ABC transporter permease is translated as MGKPVKQQNSYLKKLLTTRSFSILVVLIALLIIFTVFSPGGNFLNTANLKVLLAYGSEFSIIALGVGVLMIAGEFDLSIGSILVFCSYLFLIFYKLNLNYFLVLALTILGGIALGYINAIVTTKGHIPSFITTLGTMMLWRGLTLWFSGGLQQACDVSSSPAFLSFLNGTIGGVFPVQALWFIIFGIVLGLLLHYTRFGNWIYATGDNADAARAMGIRTHMVKMMAFIIVGILCAFVAGIQIARVSCFTSRTGEGWELKAIAACVVGGTSLRGGIGDMAGIFLGAFAISVIENGLVVLRIPYFWTYTVFGLVIVFSVLSSMYLEKQKWAQK
- a CDS encoding acyl-CoA dehydratase activase, with amino-acid sequence MVFAGLDIGSQSTCAIIINDKEIVAHALMPSGVNPKQIGEETLHLVLEKANLSRSDVQFLIATGYGRYQAEADEQVSEITCQARGVQELIPEARMVLDIGGQDIKIILLGKNGRVIDFMMNDKCAAGTGRFLELMTQVLSIQLEDYGPLVTQSRELIELSNTCAIFAESELVSLIAQGKKKEDLARAVCHSVVKRVLTLAGKISITRPLVFTGGVAKNRGIITILKRELSFAPLVPPNPLITAALGAAYIAREKSLS
- a CDS encoding ATP-binding cassette domain-containing protein, whose amino-acid sequence is MTTETNQNNDMVKMVDIHKWFGRVYALRGVDFNLKRGETLGLLGDNGAGKSTLIKILSGYHVADKGEIFFDGKKATIRSPRDARKLGIETVYQEQALAPNLSISRNIFMGREPLKGLGLLDKKIMDEESMQALKHLGLRLRSPDVPVITLSGGERQGVAIARAIHFKAKCVILDEPTVALSVKEVNEVLEFIQQIKREGISSIFITHNLYHVYDIAERFVIMARGRKMADVKKEEVTRDNLSDLVIKSAMVE
- a CDS encoding glycosyltransferase family 2 protein, with protein sequence MVHWFWDEVWIRPGVAFFIVYLFIYWVYQILIAVRGAWSPPPLPRAKNLRRFAVLIPAHNEERVIGNLLESLLKQTYPKNYFDIYVSCDNCQDKTAKIAKSYNVKVLEKHDNAHLGKTGNVQWALREIPLEKYDAVAMFDADNLAEKNFLTKMNDYMESHSKAQAIQGYLDTKNPDDTWISRSYALSYWYTNRFWQLARSNWGLSAALGGTGLVVTVSCLKTIGWELKSLTEDLEFSTRIILSGSRVHWNNEAIIFDEKPLTFWASRRQRTRWMQGHYWVLMKYGPRLLLQWFKTWKIQYLDWLFYLLSAVTTVIGFTVLAVRIAIGSSWNFGISIWPLWLASGLIQCAFNVIMGPSFYWGKFTLRYVPDILSYFLYGLTWPPIMFYAAFLSRNQNQWVKTVHTRDIGVSDVRAKEKTLDII